In a genomic window of Chloroflexota bacterium:
- a CDS encoding B12-binding domain-containing radical SAM protein gives MNNVLLINPSSAFSTYKGTKVDVYVQRYPVLSLACLAAMLREKGFGVSILDLGIEDNPTQVLDRTLEESQPPIVGVTCTTPLLSDVIQIGSRVREKLGREATLVLGGAHPSALPDDSLKESDFDIVVIGEGDNTMVEIAEGRKLSDIKGIYYKDGGEILSTPPRERIKDLDSLPFPALDLFDIKRYKCSRLVSRKTPVSDLMTSRGCVFNCSFCGKKVFGRQFLAKSPKRVIEEIKHILNLGFQEIRVVDDMFTTNMERAKTICEMILREGLHFPWNLAAGLRVECIDEEFLALAKRAGLYQVSVGFESGDQDCLNSIDKGITIEQSIKAMEMIKKTGLESIGFFMLGLPAETEESMKRTIDFAVKLMPDFAKATITMPLPDARLFWEWEKQGLITTRDWSQYKLHGGGAVYQHPNISRQKLEKYYDLFYRRFYLNPRYLMRRTRIALSRGTFFLEMYYGLKTFFPTIFRS, from the coding sequence GTGAATAACGTACTGTTAATAAACCCATCATCAGCCTTTTCAACCTATAAAGGGACGAAGGTAGATGTGTATGTTCAGCGTTATCCGGTACTGTCACTGGCTTGCCTAGCCGCAATGCTAAGAGAAAAAGGATTTGGTGTTTCTATATTGGACTTGGGAATTGAAGATAACCCTACCCAAGTATTGGATAGGACACTGGAGGAATCACAACCCCCTATTGTCGGCGTTACCTGCACGACACCACTGCTTTCTGACGTTATACAGATAGGCAGCCGAGTCAGAGAAAAATTGGGCAGAGAAGCTACGCTTGTATTGGGCGGTGCCCATCCCTCAGCTCTTCCCGATGATTCTCTCAAGGAGTCTGACTTTGACATTGTCGTAATAGGGGAAGGCGACAATACGATGGTGGAAATAGCAGAGGGAAGAAAACTATCCGATATCAAAGGAATTTATTACAAGGATGGTGGCGAGATATTATCCACCCCTCCCCGGGAACGCATTAAGGATCTAGATTCCCTGCCATTTCCCGCCCTAGACCTCTTCGATATAAAAAGATACAAGTGCTCCAGATTGGTCTCAAGAAAAACACCAGTGAGTGACCTGATGACCAGTCGGGGGTGTGTGTTCAACTGCAGTTTCTGCGGCAAGAAGGTCTTCGGTCGCCAATTTCTAGCTAAATCTCCCAAGAGAGTCATTGAAGAAATCAAACACATATTGAACTTGGGATTTCAGGAGATCCGTGTCGTGGATGATATGTTTACCACGAATATGGAACGTGCCAAGACAATCTGTGAAATGATTTTGCGCGAGGGATTGCACTTTCCCTGGAACCTGGCGGCCGGTCTCAGGGTCGAGTGCATTGATGAAGAATTCCTTGCCTTGGCCAAGCGAGCTGGCCTGTATCAAGTCTCAGTCGGCTTTGAGAGCGGCGACCAGGATTGCCTGAACTCGATTGATAAAGGGATTACTATAGAACAGAGCATAAAAGCTATGGAGATGATTAAGAAAACCGGCCTGGAGAGCATTGGATTTTTTATGTTGGGATTACCGGCTGAGACAGAGGAAAGTATGAAAAGGACAATCGACTTTGCCGTTAAACTAATGCCCGATTTCGCCAAGGCCACCATTACCATGCCTCTTCCCGATGCCCGGCTTTTCTGGGAATGGGAGAAGCAAGGCCTGATAACGACCAGAGACTGGTCACAATATAAACTCCACGGTGGTGGAGCTGTTTATCAGCACCCGAATATAAGCCGTCAGAAGCTAGAGAAATACTACGACCTGTTCTACCGAAGATTTTATCTAAATCCCAGATATCTTATGCGGAGGACCAGAATTGCCCTGTCCAGAGGCACCTTTTTCCTGGAAATGTATTACGGCCTGAAAACTTTTTTCCCGACTATATTCCGGTCATGA